A stretch of Lathyrus oleraceus cultivar Zhongwan6 chromosome 6, CAAS_Psat_ZW6_1.0, whole genome shotgun sequence DNA encodes these proteins:
- the LOC127091582 gene encoding uncharacterized protein LOC127091582 isoform X3 — translation MDTDGLSQICSGLGSIEEDDEGNRIGYSKGEYCLDNLKDLLRFLRRDDPQTRDVFKQVCKWNIVSKDLVPIIEHYHEDRSMLLNAVKVLVFLTMPIEPGSTDVSQQLDYLWDLKSAVTNSDVATVIVSILEKPLENLELNAFTEDDWKLVQLVFTLFRNILAVQEIPLHQKSAGFASHFLSLRDRFLELLFRENVMDIILVVSQNVGSSNVYLRQDNLLLLEIFHYIFMGQEPELIVRGHLNGLKVDEDSQASLDSLQSIMEEEKKKRVINRLGNISRHSQFSGTFARVTMDGSKAVFKGNPNSSRNMHLKSQNVIRGRAKKIAWDHPRLPSTKDKILEMLKGFVNQFLSGGYNVLMRSVREDIVKEHPAIQKSDVVVFFQVADFISSFQFYKYSTSKTEEEKDIFGDNDANASDFSGKICGPIEASLNESMFQLVISHWRQAYDGLKETNDYKFLSAAGSLLKSMIRMLDLVLKSLPDDSKEPQTARILLYKLFYDQTEEGMTQFLLNLIKTFDTHKQCKSDLADLVEIICKVVKLMDYLQSRGTLRVSKKARKLKKKTSNGTESGNKPTGDHSCVKKEAGISIDNPLGENHLIQKESLPNAISTDQEAIPDDNEHESLEKDVNSQVRLESMENTHLDGNGHENVKGDVNSQVRLEPMENTHLDDNEHENVKGDVNSQVRLESMENTHLDNDDNEHENVKGDVNSQVRLESMENTHLDDNEHNNVKGDLNFQVGLESGKKTNLDDNEHKNVEEDVTSQVGLKPIENTNLEHLNEDMLDDTGDFSEDEQLNTISEVDFNVSMLVSAFANHSIIQKLCWLLKFYKSNSLAINHYIISMLRRISDELELHPMLYQLSLLTTFYDILAEQKSCPCEEYASIVDFLNSLVRKMLKKMKKQPLLFVEILFWKTRRECHYINAEYMLDELGDMRKESKNWNDTQRDVEIGSSSVKAWTHRSIADALGDDEADVVISHDSRYQNNVEKLDDVEGFASTSGSKNRRDDNNGEPWLEDESQTAPRRKRKFVLDAELEMQIKNLYEKFKDDRNCSRRIAEELDPDGKISPAQISNKLKKLGLTIASRKKKGGANETFSTSPNQLEGAGVAGVVNLEGSLLVQHRQKRKRVSAFNEDQEALIKVLFEQFKDHRRCNYMIANALDVDGKFTPAQVSRKLKQLGLWVQQKSFRGNIHQKGEDLMDYSKDGMDKSDDETLLSLIERKKVKKGKKSSKPLHEQTNEDKLSKDESDDEMLGSILKKKGKKRKESSKQVHEQTGEDKLSKDASDDEILGSILKKKKNRSVSGEHLHENTNEGELSRYDSEDEILQSALKKKKNRPGEHLHENTNEGELSRYDSEDEILQSALKKKMDRPASGEHLHENTNSEDEILQSALKKKKNRPGEHLHENTNEGELSRYDSEDEILQSALKKKNNRSVSGEYLHENTNEGELSRYDSEDEILQSALTENQVGFKNSQVENKQVDPDLEDSEDDVAVKVLSDNPVSRRKLRMVMDLEDDD, via the exons ATGGACACAGATGGGTTATCTCAAATCTGCAGCGGCCTCGGATCAATAGAAGAGGACGATGAAGGAAACCGAATCGGTTACTCCAAAGGCGAATACTGTCTCG ATAACCTGAAAGACTTGCTGAGGTTTTTGAGACGCGACGACCCGCAAACACGTGATGTGTTCAAGCAAGTGTGCAAATGGAACATCGTTTCTAAGGATTTGGTACCGATTATCGAGCATTACCATGAAGATCGTAGCATGCTTCTGAATGCAG TGAAGGTTTTGGTGTTCCTTACAATGCCAATTGAGCCTGGTTCCACAGATGTATCTCAGCAGTTGGACTATTTATGGGATTTGAAGTCTGCAGTGACTAACAGTGATGTTGCTACAGTGATAGTGTCCATTTTAGAAAAACCACTTGAGAATTTGGAACT TAATGCATTCACTGAGGATGATTGGAAATTGGTACAGCTGGTATTTACATTATTTAGAAATATACTTGCTGTTCAAGAAATCCCGTTGCATCAGAAATCAGCAGGATTTGCCTCCCATTTTTTATCTCTGAGAGATAGATTTCTGGAGCTTTTGTTTCGTGAGAATGTGATGGATATAATCTTGGTTGTATCTCAAAATGTTGGCAGCTCTAATGTTTATCTCCGTCAGGATAATTTGCTTCTATTGGAAATATTCCATTACATTTTTATGGGTCAGGAGCCAGAGTTGATTGTCCGGGGCCATTTGAATGGATTGAAG GTTGACGAAGACTCCCAAGCCTCTCTTGATAGTCTCCAGTCCATCATGGaggaagaaaagaagaaaagagTTATTAATAGGCTTGGCAATATCAGCCGGCATTCACAATTCAGTGGAACATTTGCACGGGTTACCATG GATGGTTCTAAAGCCGTGTTTAAGGGGAATCCTAATTCTTCTCGTAATATGCATCTTAAATCACAAAATGTCATTCGAGGTCGAGCCAAAAAAATTGCGTGGGATCATCCAAGGTTGCCTTCAACAAAGGACAAGATCTTGGAGATGCTTAAAGGATTTGTAAATCAGTTTCTTTCTGGGGGATACAACG TTTTGATGCGATCGGTCCGTGAAGATATTGTAAAGGAGCATCCTGCAATTCAGAAAAGTGACGTTGTTGTTTTCTTTCAAGTGGCTGACTTTATCTCTTCATTTCAGTTTTACAAGTATTCAACTTCaaag ACGGAGGAAGAAAAGGACATATTTGGTGATAATGATGCCAATGCTTCAGATTTCAGTGGTAAAATATGTGGCCCAATCGAGGCATCGTTGAATGAGTCGATGTTTCAACTAGTTATTTCACATTGGCGGCAGGCTTATGATGGTCTAAAGGAAACAAATGACTACAAGTTTCTATCTGCAGCTGGCTCTCTTTTGAAAAGCATG ATTCGCATGCTGGATTTAGTACTTAAGTCGTTGCCAGATGACTCTAAGGAGCCGCAAACAGCCCGCATTCTTTTGTATAAGTTATTTTATGATCAGACCGAAGAAGGGATGACTCAATTCCTCTTGAATTTGATCAAAACGTTTGACACACACAAACAATGCAAAAG TGATCTTGCAGATTTGGTTGAAATCATTTGCAAAGTTGTGAAGCTAATGGATTATCTTCAGTCTCGAGGAACATTGAGG GTGTcaaagaaagcaaggaagttgAAAAAGAAAACTTCCAATGGAACAGAATCAGGGAATAAACCAACTGGAGATCATTCTTGTGTTAAAAAAGAAGCTGGCATTTCTATTGACAATCCATTAGGTGAAAACCATTTGATACAGAAGGAATCCCTACCGAATGCAATCTCCACTGACCAAGAGGCCATCCCTGATGATAATGAACATGAAAGTCTCGAGAAAGATGTGAACTCTCAAGTTCGCTTGGAATCAATGGAAAACACACATCTTGATGGCAATGGACATGAAAATGTCAAGGGAGATGTGAACTCCCAAGTTCGTTTGGAACCAATGGAAAACACACATCTTGATGATAATGAACATGAAAATGTCAAGGGAGATGTGAACTCCCAAGTTCGTTTGGAATCAATGGAAAACACACATCTTGATAATGATGATAACGAACATGAAAATGTCAAGGGAGATGTGAACTCCCAAGTTCGTTTGGAATCAATGGAAAACACACATCTTGATGATAATGAACATAATAATGTCAAGGGAGATTTGAACTTCCAAGTTGGTTTGGAATCTGGGAAAAAGACAAATCTTGATGATAATGAACACAAAAATGTAGAGGAAGATGTGACCTCCCAAGTTGGTTTAAAACCAATAGAAAACACAAATCTTGAACATCTTAATGAGGATATGTTGGATGACACTGGTGATTTTTCTGAAGATGAGCAATTAAATACAATTAGTGAAGTTGATTTCAATGTTTCAATGCTTGTCTCCGCTTTTGCAAATCACAGTATCATTCAGAAATTATGTTGGTTGCTCAAGTTTTATAAAAGCAATTCCCTTGCAATAAATCATTACATAATAAGCATGTTGCGGAGAATTAGTGATGAGCTTGAACTCCATCCCATGCTCTACCAG TTGTCGCTGCTCACAACTTTCTACGATATTCTTGCTGAACAAAAGTCATGCCCCTGCGAGGAATATGCAAGTATTGTTGATTTCCTGAACAGTTTGGTCAGAAAGATGCTGAAGAAAATGAAAAAGCAGCCCCTCCTATTTGTTGAAATTCTTTTTTGGAAGACCCGAAGGGAATGCCATTACATCAATGCAGAATATATGTTGGATGAACTTGGCGATATGAGAAAAGAAAGTAAAAATTGGAATGATACTCAAAGAGATGTAGAAATTGGTTCCTCCTCAGTGAAGGCGTGGACTCATAGAAGCATTGCTGATGCACTTGGTGATGATGAAGCTGATGTCGTGATCTCTCATGACTCAAGATATCAAAA CAATGTTGAAAAGCTTGATGATGTTGAAGGCTTTGCTTCTACCTCGGGAAGTAAGAATCGCAGAGACGATAACAA TGGGGAGCCATGGTTGGAAGATGAATCTCAAACAGCTCCGAGAAGAAAGAGAAAATTTGTTCTAGATGCTGAATTGGAGATGCAAATTAAGAATCTCTATGAGAA ATTCAAAGATGACAGAAATTGCAGTCGACGTATTGCTGAAGAGCTAGATCCAGATGGTAAAATTTCTCCAGCTCAAATATCCAATAAATTGAAAAAACTAGGGCTAACAATTGCATCAAGGAAAAAGAAGGGCGGTGCTAATGAAACTTTCTCAACAAGCCCTAATCAATTAGAAGGTGCCGGAGTAGCCGGAGTTGTGAATTTAGAGGGAAGCCTGTTGGTTCAGCATCG GCAGAAAAGAAAAAGAGTCAGTGCTTTCAATGAAGATCAGGAAGCCCTTATCAAAGTTCTATTTGAGCA ATTCAAGGATCATAGAAGATGTAACTATATGATAGCCAATGCACTGGACGTGGATGGTAAGTTCACACCTGCCCAAGTCTCTCGAAAACTTAAGCAACTTGGCTTATGGGTTCAGCAAAAGAGTTTTAGAGGAAATATCCACCAAAAGGGTGAGGATCTTATGGACTATTCAAAGGATGGAATGGATAAATCTGATGATGAGACACTTCTATCATTGATAGAAAG gAAAAAAGTGAAGAAAGGAAAAAAATCAAGCAAACCATTACATGAACAGACCAATGAGGATAAGCTGTCAAAAGATGAGTCTGATGATGAAATGCTTGGCTCTATCCTCAA gAAAAAAGGGAAGAAAAGAAAAGAATCAAGCAAACAGGTACACGAACAGACCGGTGAGGATAAATTGTCAAAAGATGCTTCTGATGATGAAATACTCGGCTCTATCCTCAA GAAAAAAAAGAATAGATCTGTATCTGGTGAACACTTACATGAAAACACCAATGAGGGTGAATTGTCTAGATATGATTCCGAAGATGAAATTCTTCAATCTGCACTGAA GAAAAAAAAGAATAGACCTGGTGAACATTTACATGAAAACACCAATGAGGGTGAATTGTCTAGATACGATTCCGAAGATGAAATTCTTCAATCTGCACTGAA gaaaaaaatGGATAGACCTGCATCTGGTGAACATTTACATGAAAACACCAATTCCGAAGATGAAATTCTTCAATCTGCACTGAA GAAAAAAAAGAATAGACCTGGTGAACATTTACATGAAAACACCAATGAGGGTGAATTGTCTAGATACGATTCTGAAGATGAAATTCTTCAATCTGCACTGAA GAAAAAAAATAATAGATCTGTATCTGGTGAATATTTACATGAAAACACCAATGAGGGTGAATTGTCTAGATACGATTCGGAAGATGAAATTCTTCAATCTGCACTTAC TGAAAATCAAGTAGGTTTTAAGAATTCCCAAGTAGAAAATAAGCAAGTGGATCCTGACTTGGAAGATTCAGAGGATGATGTGGCTGTTAAAGTACTTTCTGACAATCCTGTATCAAGAAGGAAGCTGAGAATGGTGATGGATCTTGAGGACGATGACTGA
- the LOC127091582 gene encoding uncharacterized protein LOC127091582 isoform X7 — protein MDTDGLSQICSGLGSIEEDDEGNRIGYSKGEYCLDNLKDLLRFLRRDDPQTRDVFKQVCKWNIVSKDLVPIIEHYHEDRSMLLNAVKVLVFLTMPIEPGSTDVSQQLDYLWDLKSAVTNSDVATVIVSILEKPLENLELNAFTEDDWKLVQLVFTLFRNILAVQEIPLHQKSAGFASHFLSLRDRFLELLFRENVMDIILVVSQNVGSSNVYLRQDNLLLLEIFHYIFMGQEPELIVRGHLNGLKVDEDSQASLDSLQSIMEEEKKKRVINRLGNISRHSQFSGTFARVTMDGSKAVFKGNPNSSRNMHLKSQNVIRGRAKKIAWDHPRLPSTKDKILEMLKGFVNQFLSGGYNVLMRSVREDIVKEHPAIQKSDVVVFFQVADFISSFQFYKYSTSKTEEEKDIFGDNDANASDFSGKICGPIEASLNESMFQLVISHWRQAYDGLKETNDYKFLSAAGSLLKSMIRMLDLVLKSLPDDSKEPQTARILLYKLFYDQTEEGMTQFLLNLIKTFDTHKQCKSDLADLVEIICKVVKLMDYLQSRGTLRVSKKARKLKKKTSNGTESGNKPTGDHSCVKKEAGISIDNPLGENHLIQKESLPNAISTDQEAIPDDNEHESLEKDVNSQVRLESMENTHLDGNGHENVKGDVNSQVRLEPMENTHLDDNEHENVKGDVNSQVRLESMENTHLDNDDNEHENVKGDVNSQVRLESMENTHLDDNEHNNVKGDLNFQVGLESGKKTNLDDNEHKNVEEDVTSQVGLKPIENTNLEHLNEDMLDDTGDFSEDEQLNTISEVDFNVSMLVSAFANHSIIQKLCWLLKFYKSNSLAINHYIISMLRRISDELELHPMLYQLSLLTTFYDILAEQKSCPCEEYASIVDFLNSLVRKMLKKMKKQPLLFVEILFWKTRRECHYINAEYMLDELGDMRKESKNWNDTQRDVEIGSSSVKAWTHRSIADALGDDEADVVISHDSRYQNNVEKLDDVEGFASTSGSKNRRDDNNGEPWLEDESQTAPRRKRKFVLDAELEMQIKNLYEKFKDDRNCSRRIAEELDPDGKISPAQISNKLKKLGLTIASRKKKGGANETFSTSPNQLEGAGVAGVVNLEGSLLVQHRQKRKRVSAFNEDQEALIKVLFEQFKDHRRCNYMIANALDVDGKFTPAQVSRKLKQLGLWVQQKSFRGNIHQKGEDLMDYSKDGMDKSDDETLLSLIERKKVKKGKKSSKPLHEQTNEDKLSKDESDDEMLGSILKKKGKKRKESSKQVHEQTGEDKLSKDASDDEILGSILKKKKNRSVSGEHLHENTNEGELSRYDSEDEILQSALKKKKNRPGEHLHENTNEGELSRYDSEDEILQSALKKKMDRPASGEHLHENTNSEDEILQSALKKKNNRSVSGEYLHENTNEGELSRYDSEDEILQSALTENQVGFKNSQVENKQVDPDLEDSEDDVAVKVLSDNPVSRRKLRMVMDLEDDD, from the exons ATGGACACAGATGGGTTATCTCAAATCTGCAGCGGCCTCGGATCAATAGAAGAGGACGATGAAGGAAACCGAATCGGTTACTCCAAAGGCGAATACTGTCTCG ATAACCTGAAAGACTTGCTGAGGTTTTTGAGACGCGACGACCCGCAAACACGTGATGTGTTCAAGCAAGTGTGCAAATGGAACATCGTTTCTAAGGATTTGGTACCGATTATCGAGCATTACCATGAAGATCGTAGCATGCTTCTGAATGCAG TGAAGGTTTTGGTGTTCCTTACAATGCCAATTGAGCCTGGTTCCACAGATGTATCTCAGCAGTTGGACTATTTATGGGATTTGAAGTCTGCAGTGACTAACAGTGATGTTGCTACAGTGATAGTGTCCATTTTAGAAAAACCACTTGAGAATTTGGAACT TAATGCATTCACTGAGGATGATTGGAAATTGGTACAGCTGGTATTTACATTATTTAGAAATATACTTGCTGTTCAAGAAATCCCGTTGCATCAGAAATCAGCAGGATTTGCCTCCCATTTTTTATCTCTGAGAGATAGATTTCTGGAGCTTTTGTTTCGTGAGAATGTGATGGATATAATCTTGGTTGTATCTCAAAATGTTGGCAGCTCTAATGTTTATCTCCGTCAGGATAATTTGCTTCTATTGGAAATATTCCATTACATTTTTATGGGTCAGGAGCCAGAGTTGATTGTCCGGGGCCATTTGAATGGATTGAAG GTTGACGAAGACTCCCAAGCCTCTCTTGATAGTCTCCAGTCCATCATGGaggaagaaaagaagaaaagagTTATTAATAGGCTTGGCAATATCAGCCGGCATTCACAATTCAGTGGAACATTTGCACGGGTTACCATG GATGGTTCTAAAGCCGTGTTTAAGGGGAATCCTAATTCTTCTCGTAATATGCATCTTAAATCACAAAATGTCATTCGAGGTCGAGCCAAAAAAATTGCGTGGGATCATCCAAGGTTGCCTTCAACAAAGGACAAGATCTTGGAGATGCTTAAAGGATTTGTAAATCAGTTTCTTTCTGGGGGATACAACG TTTTGATGCGATCGGTCCGTGAAGATATTGTAAAGGAGCATCCTGCAATTCAGAAAAGTGACGTTGTTGTTTTCTTTCAAGTGGCTGACTTTATCTCTTCATTTCAGTTTTACAAGTATTCAACTTCaaag ACGGAGGAAGAAAAGGACATATTTGGTGATAATGATGCCAATGCTTCAGATTTCAGTGGTAAAATATGTGGCCCAATCGAGGCATCGTTGAATGAGTCGATGTTTCAACTAGTTATTTCACATTGGCGGCAGGCTTATGATGGTCTAAAGGAAACAAATGACTACAAGTTTCTATCTGCAGCTGGCTCTCTTTTGAAAAGCATG ATTCGCATGCTGGATTTAGTACTTAAGTCGTTGCCAGATGACTCTAAGGAGCCGCAAACAGCCCGCATTCTTTTGTATAAGTTATTTTATGATCAGACCGAAGAAGGGATGACTCAATTCCTCTTGAATTTGATCAAAACGTTTGACACACACAAACAATGCAAAAG TGATCTTGCAGATTTGGTTGAAATCATTTGCAAAGTTGTGAAGCTAATGGATTATCTTCAGTCTCGAGGAACATTGAGG GTGTcaaagaaagcaaggaagttgAAAAAGAAAACTTCCAATGGAACAGAATCAGGGAATAAACCAACTGGAGATCATTCTTGTGTTAAAAAAGAAGCTGGCATTTCTATTGACAATCCATTAGGTGAAAACCATTTGATACAGAAGGAATCCCTACCGAATGCAATCTCCACTGACCAAGAGGCCATCCCTGATGATAATGAACATGAAAGTCTCGAGAAAGATGTGAACTCTCAAGTTCGCTTGGAATCAATGGAAAACACACATCTTGATGGCAATGGACATGAAAATGTCAAGGGAGATGTGAACTCCCAAGTTCGTTTGGAACCAATGGAAAACACACATCTTGATGATAATGAACATGAAAATGTCAAGGGAGATGTGAACTCCCAAGTTCGTTTGGAATCAATGGAAAACACACATCTTGATAATGATGATAACGAACATGAAAATGTCAAGGGAGATGTGAACTCCCAAGTTCGTTTGGAATCAATGGAAAACACACATCTTGATGATAATGAACATAATAATGTCAAGGGAGATTTGAACTTCCAAGTTGGTTTGGAATCTGGGAAAAAGACAAATCTTGATGATAATGAACACAAAAATGTAGAGGAAGATGTGACCTCCCAAGTTGGTTTAAAACCAATAGAAAACACAAATCTTGAACATCTTAATGAGGATATGTTGGATGACACTGGTGATTTTTCTGAAGATGAGCAATTAAATACAATTAGTGAAGTTGATTTCAATGTTTCAATGCTTGTCTCCGCTTTTGCAAATCACAGTATCATTCAGAAATTATGTTGGTTGCTCAAGTTTTATAAAAGCAATTCCCTTGCAATAAATCATTACATAATAAGCATGTTGCGGAGAATTAGTGATGAGCTTGAACTCCATCCCATGCTCTACCAG TTGTCGCTGCTCACAACTTTCTACGATATTCTTGCTGAACAAAAGTCATGCCCCTGCGAGGAATATGCAAGTATTGTTGATTTCCTGAACAGTTTGGTCAGAAAGATGCTGAAGAAAATGAAAAAGCAGCCCCTCCTATTTGTTGAAATTCTTTTTTGGAAGACCCGAAGGGAATGCCATTACATCAATGCAGAATATATGTTGGATGAACTTGGCGATATGAGAAAAGAAAGTAAAAATTGGAATGATACTCAAAGAGATGTAGAAATTGGTTCCTCCTCAGTGAAGGCGTGGACTCATAGAAGCATTGCTGATGCACTTGGTGATGATGAAGCTGATGTCGTGATCTCTCATGACTCAAGATATCAAAA CAATGTTGAAAAGCTTGATGATGTTGAAGGCTTTGCTTCTACCTCGGGAAGTAAGAATCGCAGAGACGATAACAA TGGGGAGCCATGGTTGGAAGATGAATCTCAAACAGCTCCGAGAAGAAAGAGAAAATTTGTTCTAGATGCTGAATTGGAGATGCAAATTAAGAATCTCTATGAGAA ATTCAAAGATGACAGAAATTGCAGTCGACGTATTGCTGAAGAGCTAGATCCAGATGGTAAAATTTCTCCAGCTCAAATATCCAATAAATTGAAAAAACTAGGGCTAACAATTGCATCAAGGAAAAAGAAGGGCGGTGCTAATGAAACTTTCTCAACAAGCCCTAATCAATTAGAAGGTGCCGGAGTAGCCGGAGTTGTGAATTTAGAGGGAAGCCTGTTGGTTCAGCATCG GCAGAAAAGAAAAAGAGTCAGTGCTTTCAATGAAGATCAGGAAGCCCTTATCAAAGTTCTATTTGAGCA ATTCAAGGATCATAGAAGATGTAACTATATGATAGCCAATGCACTGGACGTGGATGGTAAGTTCACACCTGCCCAAGTCTCTCGAAAACTTAAGCAACTTGGCTTATGGGTTCAGCAAAAGAGTTTTAGAGGAAATATCCACCAAAAGGGTGAGGATCTTATGGACTATTCAAAGGATGGAATGGATAAATCTGATGATGAGACACTTCTATCATTGATAGAAAG gAAAAAAGTGAAGAAAGGAAAAAAATCAAGCAAACCATTACATGAACAGACCAATGAGGATAAGCTGTCAAAAGATGAGTCTGATGATGAAATGCTTGGCTCTATCCTCAA gAAAAAAGGGAAGAAAAGAAAAGAATCAAGCAAACAGGTACACGAACAGACCGGTGAGGATAAATTGTCAAAAGATGCTTCTGATGATGAAATACTCGGCTCTATCCTCAA GAAAAAAAAGAATAGATCTGTATCTGGTGAACACTTACATGAAAACACCAATGAGGGTGAATTGTCTAGATATGATTCCGAAGATGAAATTCTTCAATCTGCACTGAA GAAAAAAAAGAATAGACCTGGTGAACATTTACATGAAAACACCAATGAGGGTGAATTGTCTAGATACGATTCCGAAGATGAAATTCTTCAATCTGCACTGAA gaaaaaaatGGATAGACCTGCATCTGGTGAACATTTACATGAAAACACCAATTCCGAAGATGAAATTCTTCAATCTGCACTGAA GAAAAAAAATAATAGATCTGTATCTGGTGAATATTTACATGAAAACACCAATGAGGGTGAATTGTCTAGATACGATTCGGAAGATGAAATTCTTCAATCTGCACTTAC TGAAAATCAAGTAGGTTTTAAGAATTCCCAAGTAGAAAATAAGCAAGTGGATCCTGACTTGGAAGATTCAGAGGATGATGTGGCTGTTAAAGTACTTTCTGACAATCCTGTATCAAGAAGGAAGCTGAGAATGGTGATGGATCTTGAGGACGATGACTGA